The Petropleomorpha daqingensis genome includes a window with the following:
- the rpoB gene encoding DNA-directed RNA polymerase subunit beta translates to MAGSRPTSISASTTESGTTRTTPASPQSGTRTGEADQQKIPGAPLRVSFAKINEPLEVPDLLALQTASFDWLVGNESWRATLSPEEQQAAVGGLAEILEEISPIEDFSGSMSLSFSNPRFEDVKASLEECKDKDMTYAAPLFVTAEFMNNTTGEIKSQTVFMGDFPIMTKKGTFVINGTERVVVSQLVRSPGVYFDKTLDKTSDKDVFSAKVIPSRGAWLEFDVDKRDTVGVRIDRKRRQPVTVLLKALGWTEDRIREHFQWSPTVLATLEKDHIAGQDEALLDIYRKLRPGEPPTRESAQALLENLFFNPKRYDLAKVGRYKVNKKLGVEVPQSTLTLTEDDIVATIEYVVRLHAGEPDHGVDDIDHFGNRRLRTVGELIQNQIRVGLSRMERVVRERMTTQDVEAITPQTLINIRPVVASIKEFFGTSQLSQFMDQTNPLAGLTHKRRLSALGPGGLSRERAGMEVRDVHPSHYGRMCPIETPEGPNIGLIGSLSSFGRVNAFGFIETPYRKVENGVVSDHIDYLTADEEDRFVVAQANSPLDAQGRFAEDRVLVRTKGGEVDYLAPENVDYMDVSPRQMTSVATAMIPFLEHDDANRALMGANMQRQAVPLLRSEAPLVGTGMELRAAVDAGDVVVAEKAGVVEDSTADYVTVMADDGTRQTYRLLKFRRSNQGTSINQSPVVEEGQRVEVGQVIADGPCTDQGEMALGKNLLVAFMPWEGHNYEDAIILSQRLVQDDVLSSIHIEEFEVDARDTKLGAEEITRDIPNVSEEVLADLDERGIIRIGAEVVPGDILVGKVTPKGETELTPEERLLRAIFGEKAREVRDTSLKVKHGESGKVIGVRVFSREDGDELPAGVNELIRVYVAQMRKISDGDKLAGRHGNKGVISKILPQEDMPFLEDGTPVDIVLNPLGVPGRMNVGQVLETHLGWVAKQGWQVEGSPEWAAKLPEGALSAAPGTRTATPVFDGAKEDEIVGLLGSTIPNRDGDRMVAPTGKARLFDGRSGEPFPEPISVGYVYILKLLHLVDDKIHARSTGPYSMITQQPLGGKAQFGGQRFGEMECWAMQAYGAAYALQELLTIKSDDILGRVKVYEAIVKGENIPEPGIPESFKVLLKELQSLCLNVEVLSGDGQAIELRDTDDEVFRAAEELGIDLSRREPSSVEDV, encoded by the coding sequence TTGGCAGGCTCTCGCCCCACCAGCATTTCCGCCAGCACCACCGAGTCCGGCACCACCCGCACCACCCCGGCCAGCCCTCAGTCCGGTACCCGCACCGGCGAGGCGGATCAGCAGAAGATCCCCGGCGCTCCGCTCCGCGTCTCCTTCGCCAAGATCAACGAGCCTCTCGAGGTTCCGGATCTGCTGGCGCTGCAGACCGCTTCCTTCGACTGGCTCGTCGGCAACGAGTCGTGGCGGGCCACCCTCTCGCCGGAGGAGCAGCAGGCCGCCGTCGGCGGTCTGGCCGAGATCCTCGAGGAGATCTCGCCGATCGAGGACTTCAGCGGCTCGATGTCGCTGTCCTTCTCCAACCCGCGCTTCGAGGACGTCAAGGCGTCCCTCGAGGAGTGCAAGGACAAGGACATGACCTACGCGGCGCCGCTGTTCGTCACCGCCGAGTTCATGAACAACACCACCGGCGAGATCAAGAGCCAGACGGTGTTCATGGGCGACTTCCCGATCATGACGAAGAAGGGCACCTTCGTCATCAACGGGACCGAGCGCGTCGTCGTGTCGCAGCTCGTCCGCAGCCCGGGCGTCTACTTCGACAAGACCCTGGACAAGACGTCGGACAAAGACGTCTTCAGCGCCAAGGTGATCCCCAGCCGCGGTGCGTGGCTGGAGTTCGACGTCGACAAGCGCGACACCGTCGGCGTCCGCATCGACCGCAAGCGCCGCCAGCCGGTCACCGTGCTGCTCAAGGCCCTCGGCTGGACCGAGGACCGCATCCGCGAGCACTTCCAGTGGTCGCCCACGGTCCTCGCGACCCTGGAGAAGGACCACATCGCCGGCCAGGACGAGGCGCTGCTGGACATCTACCGCAAGCTGCGGCCGGGCGAGCCGCCGACGCGGGAGAGCGCCCAGGCGCTGCTGGAGAACCTCTTCTTCAACCCGAAGCGCTACGACCTGGCGAAGGTCGGCCGCTACAAGGTGAACAAGAAGCTCGGTGTCGAGGTGCCGCAGAGCACCCTGACGCTGACCGAGGACGACATCGTCGCCACCATCGAGTACGTCGTCCGGCTGCACGCCGGCGAGCCGGACCACGGCGTCGACGACATCGACCACTTCGGCAACCGTCGCCTGCGCACGGTCGGCGAGCTGATCCAGAACCAGATCCGGGTCGGCCTGTCCCGCATGGAGCGCGTCGTCCGCGAGCGGATGACCACCCAGGACGTCGAGGCGATCACGCCGCAGACCCTGATCAACATCCGGCCGGTCGTCGCCTCCATCAAGGAGTTCTTCGGCACCAGCCAGCTGTCCCAGTTCATGGACCAGACCAACCCCCTCGCGGGTCTGACCCACAAGCGCCGCCTGTCGGCGCTGGGTCCGGGCGGTCTGTCGCGTGAGCGGGCCGGCATGGAGGTCCGCGACGTGCACCCGAGCCACTACGGCCGGATGTGCCCGATCGAGACGCCGGAAGGCCCGAACATCGGCCTGATCGGCTCGCTGTCCTCCTTCGGCCGCGTCAACGCGTTCGGCTTCATCGAGACGCCGTACCGCAAGGTCGAGAACGGTGTCGTCTCCGACCACATCGACTACCTGACCGCCGACGAGGAGGACCGCTTCGTCGTCGCCCAGGCCAACTCGCCGCTGGACGCCCAGGGCCGGTTCGCCGAGGACCGCGTCCTGGTCCGCACCAAGGGCGGTGAGGTCGACTACCTGGCTCCCGAGAACGTCGACTACATGGACGTCTCGCCGCGCCAGATGACCTCGGTCGCGACGGCGATGATCCCGTTCCTCGAGCACGACGACGCCAACCGCGCGCTCATGGGCGCGAACATGCAGCGCCAGGCCGTGCCGCTGCTCCGCTCGGAGGCCCCGCTGGTGGGCACCGGCATGGAGCTGCGTGCCGCGGTCGACGCCGGCGACGTCGTGGTGGCCGAGAAGGCCGGTGTGGTCGAGGACTCCACCGCCGACTACGTCACCGTCATGGCCGACGACGGCACCCGGCAGACCTACCGCCTGCTGAAGTTCCGCCGCTCGAACCAAGGCACCTCGATCAACCAGTCCCCGGTCGTCGAGGAGGGCCAGCGGGTCGAGGTCGGCCAGGTCATCGCCGACGGGCCGTGCACCGACCAGGGCGAGATGGCGCTGGGCAAGAACCTGCTCGTCGCCTTCATGCCGTGGGAGGGCCACAACTACGAGGACGCGATCATCCTGTCGCAGCGCCTCGTGCAGGACGACGTCCTGTCCTCGATCCACATCGAGGAGTTCGAGGTCGACGCCCGCGACACCAAGCTCGGTGCCGAGGAGATCACCCGGGACATCCCGAACGTCTCCGAGGAGGTCCTCGCCGACCTCGACGAGCGCGGCATCATCCGCATCGGTGCCGAGGTCGTCCCCGGCGACATCCTCGTCGGCAAGGTCACGCCGAAGGGCGAGACCGAGCTGACCCCCGAGGAGCGGCTGCTCCGGGCGATCTTCGGTGAGAAGGCCCGCGAGGTCCGCGACACGTCGCTGAAGGTCAAGCACGGTGAGTCCGGCAAGGTCATCGGCGTCCGCGTGTTCTCGCGCGAGGACGGCGACGAGCTGCCCGCTGGCGTCAACGAGCTGATCCGGGTCTACGTCGCCCAGATGCGCAAGATCTCCGACGGCGACAAGCTCGCCGGCCGCCACGGCAACAAGGGCGTCATCTCGAAGATCCTGCCGCAGGAGGACATGCCGTTCCTCGAGGACGGCACCCCGGTCGACATCGTCCTGAACCCGCTCGGCGTGCCCGGCCGCATGAACGTCGGTCAGGTCCTGGAGACCCACCTCGGGTGGGTCGCCAAGCAGGGCTGGCAGGTCGAGGGTTCGCCGGAGTGGGCGGCCAAGCTGCCCGAGGGCGCGCTCTCGGCGGCCCCCGGCACCCGGACCGCGACGCCGGTGTTCGACGGCGCCAAGGAGGACGAGATCGTCGGCCTCCTGGGCTCGACGATCCCGAACCGGGACGGCGACCGCATGGTCGCCCCGACCGGCAAGGCCCGGCTGTTCGACGGCCGGTCCGGTGAGCCGTTCCCGGAGCCGATCTCGGTGGGCTACGTCTACATCCTGAAGCTGCTGCACCTGGTCGACGACAAGATCCACGCCCGCTCGACCGGCCCGTACTCGATGATCACGCAGCAGCCGCTGGGTGGTAAGGCGCAGTTCGGTGGCCAGCGCTTCGGTGAGATGGAGTGCTGGGCGATGCAGGCCTACGGCGCGGCCTACGCGCTGCAGGAGCTGCTGACCATCAAGTCCGACGACATCCTCGGCCGCGTCAAGGTCTACGAGGCGATCGTCAAGGGCGAGAACATCCCCGAGCCGGGCATTCCCGAGTCGTTCAAGGTGTTGCTCAAGGAGCTGCAGTCGCTGTGCCTCAACGTCGAGGTGCTCTCCGGCGACGGGCAGGCGATCGAGCTGCGCGACACCGACGACGAGGTCTTCCGGGCCGCGGAGGAGCTGGGCATCGACCTGTCCCGCCGCGAGCCTTCGAGCGTCGAGGACGTCTGA
- a CDS encoding DNA-directed RNA polymerase subunit beta': MLDVNFFDELRIGLATGEDIRQWSHGEVKKPETINYRTLRPEKDGLFCEKIFGPTRDWECYCGKYKRVRFKGIICERCGVEVTRAKVRRERMGHIELAAPVTHIWFFKGVPSRLGYLLDLAPKDLEKIIYFAAYMITSVDDEARHRDLPTVEAEISAEKHNLESRRDADVEARQQKLEADLAELEAEGAKSDVRRKVREGGEREMRQIRDRAQREIDRLEEVMDTFRKLEVKQLIADEGLYRELRDRFGEYFEGGMGAAALQKLLSGFDLDAEAASLRETIRTGKGQRKLRALKRLKVVAAFQQTRNSPMGMVLDCVPVIPPDLRPMVQLDGGRFATSDMNDLYRRVINRNNRLKRLLDLGAPEIIVNNEKRMLQESVDALFDNGRRGRPVTGPGNRPLKSLSDLLKGKQGRFRQNLLGKRVDYSGRSVIVVGPQLKLHQCGLPKQMALELFKPFVMKRLVDLNHAQNIKSAKRMVERARPVVWDVLEEVITEHPVLLNRAPTLHRLGIQAFEPQLVEGKAIQIHPLVCTAFNADFDGDQMAVHLPLSAEAQAEARILMLSSNNILSPADGRPITAPTQDMVLGLYHLTTLVASDVETDGGQPHSYASTAEAIMAYDKGVLGLQDRVSIRLDEVFGVDNGPNEPWEQPEDWTPGGPARVLTSLGRVLFNEALPEDYRFVNYQVPKKELGAIVNDLAERYPKVHVAATLDALKAAGFHWATRAGVTIAIDDVVTPPAKQEILDRHEEEARKIERQYERGVITDAERRGELIEIWTRARAEVSQAMVDNFPTTNPVWVMVNSGARGNMMQISQIAGMRGLVANPKGEIIPRPIKANFREGLSVLEYFISTHGARKGLADTALRTADSGYLTRRLVDVSQDVIIREEDCGTERGVIMPIGTVVDGTVVRDPHVATSVYARALAADVVAEDGTVLAQAGEDLGDVLIAQLVDAQVAEVKVRCVLTCESLLGTCATCYGRSLATGKLVDVGEAVGIIAAQSIGEPGTQLTMRTFHTGGVAGEDITHGLPRVVELFEARVPKGKAPIAELAGSVRIEDGEQFRKLTITPDDGSDEVVYDKLSRRSRLRVEDGAHVEVGEQLTEGAVDPHEVLRIMGPREVQLHLVREVQEVYRSQGVSIHDKHIEVIIRQMLKRVTIIDSGATEFLPGALVERTLFETENRRVVAEGGEPASARPVLMGITKASLATESWLSAASFQETTKVLTDAAIQGKSDSLLGLKENVIIGKLIPAGTGISRYRNITVEPTEEARAAVYTMAGYDDGQYYSPDVFGQGSGEAVRLEEYDWRG, translated from the coding sequence GTGCTCGACGTCAACTTCTTCGACGAGCTCCGCATCGGGCTGGCCACCGGCGAGGACATCCGCCAGTGGTCGCACGGTGAGGTGAAGAAGCCCGAGACCATCAACTACCGCACTCTCCGTCCCGAGAAGGACGGCCTCTTCTGCGAGAAGATCTTCGGTCCCACCCGGGACTGGGAGTGCTACTGCGGCAAGTACAAGCGGGTCCGCTTCAAGGGCATCATCTGCGAGCGCTGCGGCGTCGAGGTCACTCGCGCCAAGGTGCGTCGTGAGCGGATGGGCCACATCGAGCTGGCCGCGCCGGTCACCCACATCTGGTTCTTCAAGGGCGTCCCCTCGCGCCTGGGCTACCTGCTCGACCTGGCGCCCAAGGACCTCGAGAAGATCATCTACTTCGCCGCGTACATGATCACCTCCGTCGACGACGAGGCGCGCCACCGCGACCTGCCGACCGTCGAGGCCGAGATCAGCGCGGAGAAGCACAACCTCGAGTCCCGTCGCGACGCCGACGTCGAGGCCCGCCAGCAGAAGCTCGAGGCCGACCTGGCCGAGCTCGAGGCCGAGGGTGCCAAGTCCGACGTGCGCCGCAAGGTGCGCGAGGGCGGCGAGCGCGAGATGCGCCAGATCCGCGACCGGGCGCAGCGGGAGATCGACCGCCTCGAAGAGGTGATGGACACCTTCCGCAAGCTCGAGGTCAAGCAGCTCATCGCCGACGAGGGCCTCTACCGCGAGCTGCGCGACCGCTTCGGTGAGTACTTCGAGGGCGGCATGGGTGCCGCGGCGCTGCAGAAGCTGCTCTCCGGCTTCGACCTCGACGCCGAGGCCGCCTCGCTGCGCGAGACGATCCGCACCGGCAAGGGCCAGCGCAAGCTGCGGGCCCTCAAGCGGCTCAAGGTCGTCGCGGCGTTCCAGCAGACCCGCAACTCGCCCATGGGCATGGTGCTGGACTGCGTCCCGGTCATCCCGCCGGACCTGCGCCCGATGGTGCAGCTCGACGGTGGCCGCTTCGCGACCAGCGACATGAACGACCTGTACCGCCGGGTGATCAACCGGAACAACCGGCTCAAGCGGCTGCTCGACCTCGGCGCGCCCGAGATCATCGTGAACAACGAGAAGCGGATGCTCCAGGAGTCCGTGGACGCGCTGTTCGACAACGGCCGTCGCGGCCGGCCGGTCACCGGCCCGGGCAACCGCCCGCTGAAGTCGCTGTCCGACCTGCTCAAGGGCAAGCAGGGCCGGTTCCGGCAGAACCTGCTCGGCAAGCGCGTCGACTACTCCGGCCGTTCGGTCATCGTCGTCGGCCCGCAGCTGAAGCTGCACCAGTGCGGTCTGCCCAAGCAGATGGCGCTGGAGCTGTTCAAGCCGTTCGTGATGAAGCGGCTGGTCGACCTCAACCACGCGCAGAACATCAAGTCCGCCAAGCGGATGGTCGAGCGCGCCCGTCCGGTCGTCTGGGACGTGCTGGAAGAGGTCATCACCGAGCACCCGGTGCTGCTCAACCGTGCGCCGACGCTGCACCGCCTCGGCATCCAGGCCTTCGAGCCGCAGCTGGTCGAGGGCAAGGCCATCCAGATCCACCCGCTCGTCTGCACCGCCTTCAACGCGGACTTCGACGGTGACCAGATGGCCGTCCACCTGCCGCTGTCGGCGGAGGCGCAGGCCGAGGCCCGCATCCTCATGCTGTCGAGCAACAACATCCTGAGCCCGGCCGACGGTCGCCCGATCACCGCGCCGACCCAGGACATGGTGCTGGGGCTCTACCACCTGACCACCCTGGTGGCCAGCGACGTGGAGACCGACGGTGGCCAGCCGCACTCGTACGCCTCGACCGCGGAAGCGATCATGGCCTACGACAAGGGCGTGCTCGGGCTCCAGGACCGGGTGTCGATCCGCCTCGACGAGGTCTTCGGCGTCGACAACGGCCCGAACGAGCCGTGGGAGCAGCCCGAGGACTGGACCCCGGGCGGTCCGGCGCGCGTGCTGACCAGCCTCGGCCGGGTGCTGTTCAACGAGGCCCTGCCCGAGGACTACCGCTTCGTCAACTACCAGGTGCCGAAGAAGGAGCTCGGGGCGATCGTCAACGACCTCGCCGAGCGCTACCCCAAGGTGCACGTGGCGGCGACCCTCGACGCCCTCAAGGCGGCCGGTTTCCACTGGGCCACCCGCGCGGGCGTCACGATCGCCATCGACGACGTCGTCACCCCGCCGGCCAAGCAGGAGATCCTCGACCGGCACGAGGAGGAGGCGCGCAAGATCGAGCGCCAGTACGAGCGCGGCGTCATCACCGACGCCGAGCGTCGTGGGGAGCTCATCGAGATCTGGACCCGCGCGCGGGCCGAGGTCAGCCAGGCGATGGTGGACAACTTCCCGACCACCAACCCGGTCTGGGTCATGGTCAACTCGGGTGCCCGAGGCAACATGATGCAGATCAGCCAGATCGCCGGTATGCGTGGTCTGGTCGCCAACCCCAAGGGCGAGATCATCCCGCGGCCGATCAAGGCCAACTTCCGGGAGGGTCTGTCCGTGCTGGAGTACTTCATCTCCACGCACGGTGCCCGCAAGGGTCTGGCCGACACGGCGCTCCGGACCGCCGACTCCGGGTACCTCACCCGCCGGCTGGTCGACGTCTCGCAGGACGTCATCATCCGCGAGGAGGACTGCGGCACCGAGCGCGGCGTGATCATGCCGATCGGCACCGTCGTCGACGGGACCGTCGTGCGTGACCCGCACGTGGCGACGAGCGTCTACGCCCGCGCCCTGGCCGCCGACGTGGTGGCCGAGGACGGCACGGTGCTCGCGCAGGCCGGCGAGGACCTGGGTGACGTGCTCATCGCGCAGCTGGTCGACGCCCAGGTGGCCGAGGTCAAGGTCCGCTGCGTGCTGACCTGCGAGTCGCTGCTCGGCACCTGCGCCACCTGCTACGGCCGTTCGCTCGCGACCGGCAAGCTCGTGGACGTCGGCGAGGCGGTCGGCATCATCGCCGCCCAGTCGATCGGTGAGCCCGGCACCCAGCTGACGATGCGCACCTTCCACACCGGTGGTGTCGCGGGTGAGGACATCACCCACGGCCTGCCGCGTGTGGTGGAGCTCTTCGAGGCCCGCGTCCCGAAGGGCAAGGCGCCCATCGCCGAGCTGGCCGGCTCGGTCCGGATCGAGGACGGCGAGCAGTTCCGCAAGCTGACCATCACCCCGGACGACGGCTCCGACGAGGTCGTCTACGACAAGCTGTCGCGTCGCTCGCGGCTGCGGGTCGAGGACGGCGCGCACGTCGAGGTCGGCGAGCAGCTCACCGAGGGTGCGGTGGACCCGCACGAGGTGCTGCGGATCATGGGCCCGCGCGAGGTGCAGCTGCACCTGGTCCGCGAGGTCCAGGAGGTCTACCGCAGCCAGGGCGTGTCGATCCACGACAAGCACATCGAGGTGATCATCCGGCAGATGCTCAAGCGGGTGACCATCATCGACTCGGGCGCCACGGAGTTCCTGCCGGGTGCGCTGGTCGAGCGGACGCTGTTCGAGACCGAGAACCGCCGTGTCGTCGCCGAGGGCGGCGAGCCGGCCTCGGCCCGTCCGGTGCTCATGGGCATCACCAAGGCCTCGCTCGCGACCGAGTCGTGGCTGTCGGCGGCCTCCTTCCAGGAGACGACGAAGGTGCTCACCGACGCCGCGATCCAGGGCAAGAGCGACAGCCTGCTCGGGCTCAAGGAGAACGTGATCATCGGCAAGCTGATCCCGGCGGGTACGGGCATCAGCCGCTACCGGAACATCACGGTCGAGCCGACCGAGGAGGCCCGCGCCGCCGTCTACACCATGGCCGGCTACGACGACGGGCAGTACTACAGCCCGGACGTCTTCGGCCAGGGCAGCGGCGAGGCCGTGCGCCTGGAGGAGTACGACTGGCGCGGCTGA
- a CDS encoding MCE family protein — translation MITRKTKLKLIAFAMLAVVGMAYLGFKYVGLDRVLLGTGYDVAADFKDSGGIFVNAEVTYRGVAVGRVSDMKLTDDGVRVVLTINPDAKPIPAAAKAVVANRSAVGEQYVDLRPDSDKGPFLKDGSVIPQSRTSIPIPVEQLLLDVDQLVGSLNTDDLRTVVDELGKAFAGSGDDLTRLIDNGDLLLTRAEQSLPQTLQLITDGETVLNTQVASRSAIQDWAQNLRLVTDTLVQMDPDLRELVVNAPDAAAALQDLVNNAGPGLGSLVRNLDILNKVTIPRLDGVEQLLVTYPDVVSGGFSVLRNDGGVLRAHFGFVLNNGDPRACTSGYISTGQTPSPDAVASTDTSGIQCQVINGVDPNPGDGIDESGSDIRGSQNIGGSGGVGSPGPTGGVTGSANPLSPLTDAVNQLLSGLLSANPVASSIG, via the coding sequence GTGATCACGCGCAAGACGAAGCTGAAGCTGATCGCGTTCGCGATGCTCGCCGTCGTCGGCATGGCCTATCTCGGGTTCAAGTACGTCGGCCTGGACCGCGTGCTGCTCGGCACCGGTTACGACGTCGCGGCCGACTTCAAGGACTCCGGCGGCATCTTCGTCAACGCCGAGGTCACCTACCGCGGCGTCGCGGTCGGCCGGGTCTCGGACATGAAGCTCACCGACGACGGCGTCCGGGTGGTGCTGACCATCAACCCGGACGCCAAGCCGATCCCGGCGGCGGCCAAGGCGGTCGTCGCCAACCGCAGCGCGGTGGGGGAGCAGTACGTCGACCTGCGTCCGGACAGCGACAAGGGGCCGTTCCTCAAGGACGGCTCGGTGATCCCGCAGAGCCGCACGTCGATCCCGATCCCGGTCGAGCAGCTGCTGCTCGACGTCGACCAGCTGGTCGGGTCGCTGAACACCGACGACCTGCGCACCGTCGTCGACGAGCTCGGCAAGGCGTTCGCCGGCTCCGGTGACGACCTGACCCGGCTGATCGACAACGGCGACCTGCTGCTGACCCGCGCGGAGCAGTCGCTGCCGCAGACGCTGCAGCTGATCACCGACGGCGAGACCGTGCTGAACACCCAGGTGGCCAGCCGCTCGGCGATCCAGGACTGGGCGCAGAACCTGCGGCTGGTCACCGACACGCTCGTGCAGATGGACCCCGACCTGCGCGAGCTCGTGGTCAACGCCCCCGACGCCGCGGCCGCGCTGCAGGACCTCGTGAACAACGCCGGCCCGGGGCTCGGCTCGCTGGTCCGCAACCTCGACATCCTGAACAAGGTCACCATCCCGCGGCTCGACGGGGTCGAGCAGCTGCTGGTGACCTACCCCGACGTCGTCTCCGGCGGGTTCAGCGTGCTGCGCAACGACGGCGGGGTGCTGCGGGCCCACTTCGGCTTCGTGCTCAACAACGGCGACCCGCGGGCCTGCACCAGCGGCTACATCTCCACCGGCCAGACGCCGAGCCCCGACGCGGTCGCCAGCACGGACACCAGCGGGATCCAGTGCCAGGTGATCAACGGGGTCGACCCGAACCCGGGCGACGGCATCGACGAGTCGGGCTCGGACATCCGCGGTTCCCAGAACATCGGCGGCAGCGGGGGCGTCGGCTCGCCCGGCCCGACCGGTGGGGTGACCGGGAGCGCGAACCCGCTGTCCCCGCTGACCGACGCCGTCAACCAGCTGCTGAGCGGCCTGCTGTCGGCCAACCCCGTCGCGAGCTCGATCGGGTGA